The genomic window CGGCGCGGATGTCGTTCCACGGCCCGTCGTACGCGCGGGACTCCTCGAGCATGATGCGCGTGGCCTCCTCATCCGACACGCCGAAGCGGTCCTGGGCGTCCTCGACGAGGAACGCGTACATGGTGTCCTCGCCGGTCGGCGTGTAGCCGGCGATGTACACCGGCCCGCCGTAGTACAGCTCGGTGCGCACCACCTCCGCCGGGCGCGACACGAACGCCCGCCAGATGCCCATGCCGGTCGGCTGCGGCTTCGTCTCGATCCCGACGAGCTCGCGCACCGCCGAGTGCAGACCGTCGGCGCCGACGAGCAGGTCGTAGGTCCCGACCGACTCGTCGTTCACGAACACCTCGACCCCCTCGGGCCGCTGCTCGAGGCCGGTGAGCGGGGCGCCGAAGCGCAGGTGCGCACCGGCGGCGCTCGCGTGCTCCAGCAGGATGCGGGTCAGCTCGCGCCGCGGCATCCCCATCGCCGCCGGGTAGTCCGGCCCGCCGGTCTTGACGTCGGGGAGCTCGGCGACGACCGGCGCGCCCGGCCCGGGCGCGCGCAGGTGCAGACCCTCGAAGGGGTAGCCGGCGTGCTGGATGTCGTCCCACGCGCCGAGTGCGTCGAACACGCGCAGGGCGTTGCCCTGCAGCGAGATGCCCGACCCGAGCGCCGACGGCTCGGGCTTGGCCTCGAAGACGTCGACCTCGACGCCGGCCTTCGCGAGCTGGATGGCGGTGGCCAGACCCGCGACGCCGGTGCCGGCGATCGCGACCTTGCGGACTGCGGTCATTTTCAGAACCTCCCTGTTCTGTGAGCTGAGATGGTGGCGGATGCCTAGCTGACGGCGACGGGATCCGCGACGCAGCGGACCACCTGGGCGCCCAGGCCCGCGATGGTTCCCGT from Microbacterium sp. ProA8 includes these protein-coding regions:
- a CDS encoding FAD-dependent monooxygenase, whose amino-acid sequence is MTAVRKVAIAGTGVAGLATAIQLAKAGVEVDVFEAKPEPSALGSGISLQGNALRVFDALGAWDDIQHAGYPFEGLHLRAPGPGAPVVAELPDVKTGGPDYPAAMGMPRRELTRILLEHASAAGAHLRFGAPLTGLEQRPEGVEVFVNDESVGTYDLLVGADGLHSAVRELVGIETKPQPTGMGIWRAFVSRPAEVVRTELYYGGPVYIAGYTPTGEDTMYAFLVEDAQDRFGVSDEEATRIMLEESRAYDGPWNDIRADLEGGARAHYTWFTQHVVPAPWNRGRVVIIGDAAHSCPPTIAQGAAQGLEDAHVLTELLTTKDAVDEALWAEFHARRIPRATAVVEASVQLGQWQLDHNRDADAGGLIFGIAQQMAQPA